Proteins from a single region of Juglans microcarpa x Juglans regia isolate MS1-56 chromosome 5S, Jm3101_v1.0, whole genome shotgun sequence:
- the LOC121268132 gene encoding cytochrome b-c1 complex subunit 9-like, whose protein sequence is MDSKALRSGGGLLEGIYRVIMRRTSVYATFVIAGAFVGERVVDYGVHKLWEYNNIGKRYEDIPVLGQRQSEE, encoded by the exons ATGGACTCAAAGGCTCTAAGAAGCGGCGGAGGCCTTCTCGAAGGGATTTACAGGGTTATCATGCGCCGCACCTCCGTCTACGCCACATTCGTCATCGCCGGCGCTTTTGTCGGAGAACGG GTTGTGGACTATGGAGTTCATAAACTCTGGGAATACAACAATATTGGG AAACGTTACGAAGACATTCCAGTCTTGGGGCAAAGGCAATCAGAAGAATGA
- the LOC121267910 gene encoding probable glucan endo-1,3-beta-glucosidase BG4, producing the protein MKELQAAEGSTDEKMLKLSVETGGCFWFQYVLWRPRSMAKTQLQNENRIHMVETDTNLYVPHRCLRVGDDGCLIGLDKTWPNFVFKLIRCSPTNLLSRIWIALILSGLATIHNHIRTTVADFDALGVCLGTSGTDIPDPKTTVQLLHKYGFKKVRLLSSNNWMMEALINQNIVVSIGIANEELPMVADNLQDNAGSWYNANVRPYISKMPIEYIVIGDDAILSPYSEFVIPAMRNIMQVLRRFDQGSIKVTTAVSTSVLGKTFPPSQGIFKARTRNIMVDVLKAIAGYKFSPVLMVNVYPYRYHAAGLILQDFATFSAHKPVIHDGNNDYWNMLDALLDAFVTALTRENLGSIRLVVGASGWPSAGNGRFTTPALAATYNQNFMRRIVRRQGTPAQPTIPIDGFVYALFNENKKPGGPADQHFGLLKTDKTPAYSFVVPHYWR; encoded by the exons ATGAAAGAGCTGCAAGCTGCTGAAGGGTCGACTGATGAAAAGATGCTTAAATTGAGTGTGGAGACTGGGGGATGTTTTTGGTTCCAATATGTTTTGTG GCGTCCTAGATCGATGGCCAAAACACAGCTACAAAATGAGAACAGAATCCACATGGTGGAGACTGATACAAATCTCTATGTCCCTCATAGATGTCTGCGGGTTGGTGACGATGGTTGTTTAATTGGGTTGGATAAGACTTGgccaaattttgtttttaagctGATCAG GTGTTCACCAACAAATTTGTTGTCACGTATTTGGATTGCGCTTATTCTGTCTGGCTTGGCAACCATTCATAACCATATTCGCACCACAGTAGCAGACTTTGATGCTTTAGGTGTTTGCCTTGGAACGTCAGGAACCGACATCCCTGACCCGAAAACTACAGTTCAACTCTTGCACAAGTATGGTTTCAAGAAAGTAAGGCTTCTCAGTTCCAATAATTGGATGATGGAGGCTCTAATCAACCAGAATATTGTCGTAAGTATTGGCATTGCGAATGAAGAATTACCTATGGTTGCAGATAATTTACAAGATAATGCAGGATCGTGGTATAACGCGAATGTGAGGCCCTACATTTCCAAAATGCCTATCGAATATATTGTCATTGGAGACGATGCAATTCTCAGTCCCTACAGCGAGTTCGTCATTCCGGCAATGAGAAACATCATGCAAGTACTCCGGCGTTTTGACCAAGGCAGCATAAAGGTCACCACTGCAGTTTCCACATCCGTTTTAGGAAAAACTTTTCCACCTTCACAGGGTATCTTTAAGGCTAGGACGAGAAACATTATGGTAGACGTCCTCAAAGCTATAGCTGGCTATAAGTTTTCACCAGTACTTATGGTGAATGTCTATCCATATCGTTACCATGCAGCAGGTCTCATTCTACAAGACTTCGCGACATTCTCTGCACACAAACCTGTTATTCATGATGGCAATAATGATTATTGGAACATGCTTGATGCACTGTTAGATGCATTTGTTACTGCATTGACGAGAGAAAATCTGGGGAGTATACGTTTGGTGGTGGGTGCGAGTGGCTGGCCTTCTGCTGGGAATGGTAGATTCACGACTCCCGCACTTGCAGCCACTTACAATCAGAATTTTATGAGACGGATAGTTAGGCGACAGGGGACTCCGGCTCAACCAACAATACCCATCGAtggttttgtttatgcattgttcaatgaaaataaaaaaccagGAGGTCCTGCTGACCAACATTTTGGGCTTCTCAAGACCGACAAAACACCTGCTTATAGTTTTGTGGTTCCTCACTATTGGAGATAA
- the LOC121268525 gene encoding glucosamine 6-phosphate N-acetyltransferase-like codes for MQGSHSSSGEQKFEVRRLEISDKSKGFVELLRQLTVCDSISDKDFENRFREISSLGDDHVICVVEDESSGKIIATGSVFIEKKFLRNCGKVGHIEDVVVDSNARGMQLGKKVIGFLADHACSIGCYKVILDCSLENRAFYEKCGFKQKEIQMVKYFV; via the coding sequence atgcaGGGCAGTCACTCGTCCAGCGGAGAGCAGAAGTTTGAAGTACGAAGACTAGAGATCTCAGACAAAAGCAAGGGTTTCGTAGAGCTACTGCGGCAACTAACAGTTTGTGACTCCATATCTGACAAGGATTTCGAGAATCGATTTCGTGAGATCAGCTCCCTTGGTGATGACCACGTTATTTGTGTCGTAGAAGATGAATCTTCTGGGAAGATCATTGCAACTGGGAGCGTGTTCATCGAAAAAAAGTTTCTGAGAAATTGTGGGAAAGTTGGGCACATCGAAGATGTTGTGGTTGACTCCAATGCTCGGGGGATGCAATTAGGCAAGAAAGTAATTGGGTTCCTCGCGGATCATGCTTGCTCGATAGGGTGCTATAAGGTGATTCTCGACTGTAGTTTGGAGAACAGGGCATTTTACGAGAAATGTGGTTTCAAGCAGAAAGAAATCCAGATGGTCAAGTATTTTGTGTGA
- the LOC121268524 gene encoding probable glucan endo-1,3-beta-glucosidase BG4: MSRFWIALILYGLAAIHNHIGTAVADFDGLGVCYGTLGTDIPDPRTTVQVCHSYGFKKIRLFKPDLKMMDALINQNIAVSIGIGNDELPNIGTALSSAEKWYSTNVKPYISKIAIEYIVVGNEAIPGPYAKWVASAVRNLKQVLLQSDQDSIKVTTAVSTSVLGATIPPSKGIFKAETRQMMVEVIQSISEGRSVPVLMVHAYPYRYHAAGLIRQDFATFSGHKPYYHDNGKNYWNMLDVLVDAFYSAIAKEIRGGNQLRLIVGASGWPSAGNRRFTTPALAAIYNQNFMRRVVRRQGTPAQPEKFVDGFIYALFNENKKPGDPADQHFGLLNTDKTPVYHFVVPQSPMFPPIIKSNPES; the protein is encoded by the coding sequence ATGTCGCGTTTTTGGATTGCGCTTATTCTATATGGCTTGGCAGCCATTCACAACCATATTGGCACAGCAGTAGCAGACTTTGATGGTTTAGGTGTTTGCTATGGAACGTTAGGAACCGACATCCCCGACCCAAGAACTACAGTTCAAGTCTGCCATAGCTATGGTTTCAAGAAAATCAGACTTTTCAAACCTGATCTTAAGATGATGGATGCTCTAATCAACCAAAATATTGCAGTGAGTATTGGCATTGGAAATGATGAATTACCAAATATTGGAACTGCTCTGAGCAGTGCGGAAAAATGGTATTCCACGAATGTGAAGCCCTACATTTCTAAAATCGCCATTGAATATATCGTCGTCGGAAACGAGGCCATTCCAGGTCCCTACGCCAAGTGGGTTGCATCTGCAGTGAGAAACTTGAAGCAAGTGCTCTTGCAGTCAGACCAAGATAGCATAAAGGTGACCACGGCGGTTTCGACGTCGGTTTTGGGAGCAACAATTCCACCTTCAAAGGGTATATTTAAGGCTGAGACGAGACAGATGATGGTAGAAGTGATCCAAAGCATATCCGAGGGTAGGTCTGTACCAGTACTTATGGTGCATGCCTATCCATATCGTTACCATGCAGCAGGTCTCATTCGACAAGATTTCGCGACATTCTCTGGACACAAACCTTATTATCACGACAACGGCAAAAATTATTGGAACATGCTGGACGTGTTGGTGGATGCTTTTTATTCTGCAATAGCGAAAGAGATTAGGGGTGGAAATCAATTGCGTTTAATTGTGGGTGCGAGTGGTTGGCCTTCTGCTGGGAATAGAAGATTCACGACTCCCGCACTTGCAGCCATTTACAATCAGAATTTTATGAGACGAGTAGTCAGGCGACAGGGGACTCCGGCTCAACCAGAAAAATTCGTTGATGGTTTTATTTATGCATTgttcaatgaaaataaaaaaccagGGGATCCTGCTGACCAACATTTTGGGCTTCTCAATACCGACAAAACACCTGTTTATCATTTTGTAGTTCCTCAATCTCCTATGTTTCCTCCTATTATTAAATCTAATCCTGAATCCTAG